Proteins encoded together in one Jaculus jaculus isolate mJacJac1 chromosome 7, mJacJac1.mat.Y.cur, whole genome shotgun sequence window:
- the Samd15 gene encoding sterile alpha motif domain-containing protein 15 — MAEVPEDYDSGPDENETLESERPEPPGVHRLPEDVGADAGAEAAPEPAAEADPEPPETEPGSPREDEAGRAEREQPPAAGTWGEEELPRAPEREPSVQTEPEGPRGRESASSAGMGGGLDGDVGVAVAEPPTEARPETEGPPRLGEPYAETGPEQSALDLPGEEPVGSGEETALPPAEMTGSEIAEEEQRTEPSEVTEPEFPDPTPRKSPEEADIPPPEETKPEVPEETGPGPLEQAAPDSSEENTKSTGEKVPEALEQLKPGLPEEEPREPADETSPEPPEMTAEIPEETRSSEGKMPETTEETDVVPPQETRAEVQEETGGGSVEEDRVLEPLEDSELKDLNEEQRKSSETIGPVPPEKSKSEPLESSEEKDPELLEQTESEFPKEEPTKPTEVETDQVPPQTEPTKENLPDEPELREEDTGFSKEDRPESSQYKHSVDESKLVYPEYQTVDLLEKEADDKEESPLGSPRESEEESVTDRDSQELLEVLQPTRVEEESSNIHLLDPSVELRKLFSEKNVVGLAPELEKLEPEAKESKPKKPIDLQFKHLTWSPEEVAEWISQLGFPQYKECFTTNFISGRKLIHVNCSNLPQMGITDFEDMKVISRHTRELLGIEEPLFSRTIRLPYRDNIGLFLERKGHSGIKSDSLTLSEFVKTEGLKDYEPEIIVSEETESLLDTEQ, encoded by the exons ATGGCTGAAGTCCCAGAAGATTACGATTCTGGACCGGATGAAAACGAGACGCTCGAGTCGGAGAGACCTGAGCCGCCCGGAGTTCACAGACTACCCGAAGATGTCGGAGCGGACGCCGGGGCAGAGGCGGCCCCCGAGCCAGCCGCAGAGGCTGACCCAGAGCCGCCCGAAACCGAGCCGGGGAGCCCGCGAGAGGACGAGGCCGGCCGGGCGGAGCGCGAACAGCCGCCGGCCGCGGGCACGTGGGGGGAAGAAGAGCTGCCCCGGGCGCCCGAGAGAGAGCCGTCTGTCCAGACGGAGCCCGAGGGCCCCCGCGGGCGGGAGTCGGCGTCCTCCGCGGGCATGGGAGGAGGGCTTGACGGCGACGTGGGGGTCGCGGTGGCCGAGCCACCCACAGAAGCCAGGCCCGAGACCGAGGGGCCGCCTCGACTTGGGGAGCCATATGCAGAAACGGGTCCCGAGCAGAGCGCGCTAGACTTGCCCGGTGAGGAACCAGTGGGATCGGGTGAAGAGACAGCCCTGCCTCCCGCAGAGATGACCGGATCGGAGATTGCCGAGGAGGAGCAAAGGACGGAGCCATCGGAGGTGACGGAGCCCGAGTTTCCGGACCCTACGCCGAGAAAATCTCCCGAGGAAGCAGATATCCCGCCTCCAGAAGAGACTAAGCCAGAGGTTCCAGAGGAGACGGGGCCAGGGCCGCTTGAGCAGGCCGCTCCGGACTCCTCTGAAGAGAACACAAAGTCAACCGGAGAGAAAGTTCCAGAGGCGCTGGAACAGCTCAAACCGGGACTTCCTGAGGAAGAACCAAGAGAACCAGCTGATGAGACAAGTCCCGAGCCGCCAGAAATGACCGCGGAAATTCCAGAGGAGACCAGATCATCTGAGGGAAAGATGCCGGAGACAACAGAAGAGACCGATGTGGTACCACCACAGGAGACCAGAGCAGAAGTtcaagaggagacaggaggagggTCGGTTGAGGAGGACAGAGTTCTAGAACCATTGGAAGATAGTGAACTGAAAGATCTAAACGAGGAACAGAGAAAATCTAGTGAGACAATAGGACCAGTGCCACCGGAGAAGTCTAAATCAGAACCATTAGAATCCAGTGAGGAGAAAGATCCAGAGCTACTAGAACAGACTGAGTCAGAGTTTCCAAAGGAGGAACCAACAAAACCAACGGAAGTTGAAACAGACCAAGTGCCACCACAGACAGAACCAACCAAGGAGAACTTACCTGATGAACCTGAGCTGAGAGAAGAAGATACAGGATTTTCCAAGGAAGATAGGCCAGAATCAAGCCAATATAAGCATTCTGTAGACGAGAGTAAACTGGTATACCCTGAGTACCAAACAGTAGATTTGTTAGAAAAAGAAGCTGATGACAAAGAAGAGTCTCCACTAGGATCTCCTAGAGAAAGTGAAGAAGAATCAGTTACAGATCGTGATTCTCAAGAACTCCTAGAAGTGCTTCAGCCTACTCGAGTCGAGGAGGAATCCTCAAATATACATCTCTTAGATCCTTCAGTAGAATTAAGAAAGCTCTTTAGTGAAAAGAACGTTGTAGGTTTGGCCCCAGAGTTGGAGAAACTGGAACCTGAAGCTAAGGAATCCAAGCCAAAAAAACCGATTGACCTACAATTTAAGCATCTTACATGGAGCCCAGAGGAAGTAGCAGAGTGGATTAGTCAGCTAGGCTTCCCTCAATACAAG GAGTGTTTTACTACTAATTTCATCAGTGGCCGAAAACTCATCCATGTAAATTGTTCAAACCTCCCTCAGATGGGGATAACGGATTTTGAGGACATGAAG GTAATATCTCGGCATACCCGGGAGCTACTGGGAATTGAAGAGCCACTCTTCAGCCGTACCATCAGACTTCCCTACAGGGACAATATTGGCTTATTTTTAGAGCGAAAAGGTCATAGTGGGATAAAATCTGATTCCTTGACCTTATCTGAATTTGTTAAAACAGAAGGACTAAAGGACTATGAACCAGAAATAATTGTCTCAGAAGAGACTGAATCATTACTTGACACAGAGCAATAG